The Oncorhynchus keta strain PuntledgeMale-10-30-2019 chromosome 22, Oket_V2, whole genome shotgun sequence genome includes the window cactagacatagagacctaagacaacactagacagacagagacctaagacaacactagacagacagagagacctaagacaacactagacagacagagagacctaagacaacactagacagacagagagacctaagacaacactagacagatagagacctaagacaacactagacagagagacctaagacaacactagacatagagacctaagacaacactagacatagagagagacctaagacaacactagacagagacagacaacacagacagagacctaagacaacactagacagagagacctaagacaacactagacagagacctaagacaacactagacagacaacacagacagagagacctaagacaacactagacagagagacctaagacaacactagacagagagacctaagacaacactagacagagagacctaagacaacactagacagagacctaagacaacactagacagagagacctaagacaacactagacagagagacctaagacaacactagacatagagacctaagacaacactagacatagagacctaagacaacactagacagacagagagacctaagacaacactagacagacagagagacctaagacaacactagacatagacctaagacaacactagacatagacctaagacaacactagacagatagacctaagacaacactagacagagagacctaagacaacactagacagagagacctaagacaacactagacagagaCCTAAGAGACACTAGACAAGACCtagacaacactagacagagagacctaagacaacactagacagagacctaagacaacactagacatagagacctaagacaacactagacagagagacataagacaacactagacagacagagagacctaagacaacactagacagacagagacctaagacaacactagacagagacctaagacaacactagacatagagacctaagacaacactagacatagagacctaagacaacactagacagacagagagacctaagacaacactagacagacagagacctaagacaacactagacatagacctaagacaacactagacatagacctaagacaacactagacatagacctaagacaacactagacagagagacctaagacaacactagacagagagacctaagacaacactagacagagacctaagacaacactagacagagacctaagacaacactagacagagagacctaagacaacactagacagagagacctaagacaacactagacagagagacctaagacaacactagacagagagacctaagacaacactagacatagagacctaagacaacactagacagagagacctaagacaacactagacagagagacctaagacaacactagacagagagacctaagacaacactagacatagagacctaagacaacactagacagagagacctaagacaacactagacagagagacctaagacaacactagacagaaagacctaagacaacactagacagacagagagacctaagacaacactagacagacagagagacctaagacaacactagacatagagacctaagacaacactagacagagagagagacctaagacaacactagacagagagacctaagacaacactagacatagagacctaagacaacactagacagagagacataagacaacactagacagagacctaagacaacactagacagagagacataagacaacactagacagagagacataagacaacactagacatagagacctaagacaacactagacagagagacctaagacaacactagacagagacctaagacaacactagagagagagacataagacaacactagacagtATCGTTTCAGTAAAGTGACTAGGCtatatcccccccaaaaaaatacagCAACACTGACAAAGACCAGTTCGTGTTTAGCCACAGTCCTGGGGCTCTTGGTCTTGTGATGAATGGAAGTCACCaagtccatctcctcctcctcttcctcctccacctcatcatcatcatcgtcactgGCTGGGGTTGTGACCCTCCTTGGTCTCCCTGGTCGGCCCACCAGTCTGGATCCACTCCGGTCCTCTGACAATCCTCTCCGGTCCTGTCTGTTCTGGCACTGCCTACACTGTCTCATGTAGTCCTTCACCTGCTTCAGGATACCTGGGAAGACACGGGGTTAATCACGTTGATGTATCGACAGTATGCTTACACActgttgacaagggaaccagtggtgtgttgataagggaaccagtggtgtgttgacaagggaaccagtggtgtgttgacaagggaaccagtggtgtgttgacaagggaaccagtggtctgtagggaaccagtggtgtgttgataagggaaccagtggtgtgttgacaagggaaccagtggtctgtagggaaccagtggtctgttgacaagggaaccagtggtgtgttgacaagggaaccagtggtgtgttgacaagggaaccagtggtgtgttgacaagggaaccagtggtctgtagggaaccagtggtgtgttgacaagggaaccagtggtgtgttgacaagggaaccagtggtctgtagggaaccagtggtgtgttgacaagggaaccagtggtgtgttgacaagggaaccagtggtctgtagggaaccagtggtgtgttgacaagggaaccagtggtctgtagggaaccagtggtgtgttgacaagggaaccagtggtgtgttgataagggaaccagtggtgtgttgataaaggaaccagtggtgtgttgataagggaaccagtggtctgtagggaaccagtggtgtgttgacaagggaaccagtggtgtgttgacaagggaaccagtggtctgtagggaaccagtggtctgttgacaagggaaccagtggtgtgttgacaagggaaccagtggtgtgttgatatccttcctgtttggccctgtccgggggtgtcctcggatggggccacagtgtctcctgacccctcctgtctcagcctccagtatttatgctgcagtagtttatgtgtcggggggctagggtcagtttgttatatctggagtacttctcctgtcctattcggtgtcctgtgtgaatctaagtgtgcgttctctaattctctccttctctctttctttctctctctcggaggacctgagccctaggaccatgtcccaggactacctgacatgaggactccttgctgtccccagtccacctggccatgctcctgctccagtttcaactcacctgagccctaggaccgtgccccaggactacctgacatgaaggctccttgctgtccccagtccacctgactgtgctgctgctgcagtttcaactgttctgccttattattattcgaccatgctggtcatttatgaacatttgaacatcttggtcatgttctgttataatctctacccggcacagccagaagaggactggccaccccacatagcccggttcctctctaggtttcttcctaggttttggcctttctagggagtttttcctagccaccgtgcttttacacctgcattgtttgctgtttggggttttaggctgggtttctgtacagcactttgagatatcagctgatgtacgaagggctatataaataaatttgatttgatttgatttgatttgatttgacaagggaaccagtggtctgtagggaaccagtggtgtgttgacaagggaaccagtggtctgtagggaaccagtggtgtgttgacaagggaaccagtggtgtgttgataaaggaaccagtggtgtgttgataaaggaaccagtggtgtgttgataagggaaccagtggtgtgttgacaagggaaccagtggtgtgttgttaagggaaccagtggtgtgtagggaaccagtggtgtgttgataaaggaaccagtggtgtgttgacaagggaaccagtggtgtgttgacaagggaaccagtggtgtgttgacaagggaaccagtggtgtgttgttaagggaaccagtggtgtgtagggaaccagtggtctgttgacaagggaaccagtggtgtgttgacaagggaaccagtggtgtgttgataaaggaaccagtggtgtgttgacaagggaaccagtggtgtgttgacaagggaccagtggtgtgttgataagggaaccagtggtgtgttgataagggaaccagtggtctgtagggaaccagtggtgtgttgacaagggaaccagtggtgtgtagggaaccagtggtgtgtagggaaccagtggtgtgttgacaggggaaccagtggtgtgtagggaaccagtggtctgttgacaagggaaccagtggtgtgttgacaggggaaccagtggtgtgttgacaggggaaccagtggtgtgttgacaggggaaccagtggtgtgttgacaagggaaccagtggtgtgttgacaggggaaccagtggtgtgttgacaagggaaccagtggtgtgttgacaagggaaccagtggtgtgttgacaagggaaccagtggtgtgtagggaaccagtggtgtgttgacaagggaccagtggtgtgttgataagggaccagtggtgtgttgataagggaaccagtggtctgtagggaaccagtggtgtgttgacaagggaaccagtggtctgttgacaagggaaccagtggtgtgtagggaaccagtggtgtgttgacaagggaaccagtggtgtgttgacaagggaaccagtggtgtgtagggaaccagtggtgtgttgataagggaaccagtggtgtgttgataagggaaccagtggtgtgttgacaagggaaccagtggtgtgttgacaagggaaccagtggtgtgttgataaaggacccagtggtgtgttgacaggggaaccagtggtgtgttgataagggaaccagtggtgtgttgataagggaaccagtggtgtgttgacaagggaaccagtggtgtgttgacaagggaaccagtggtgtgttgataagggaaccagtggtgtgttgacaagggaaccagtggtctgtagggaaccagtggtgtgttgataaaggaaccagtggtgtgttgacaagggacccagtggtgtgttgataagggaaccagtggtgtgttgacaagggaaccagtggtgtgttgacaagggaaccagtggtgtgttgacaggggaaccagtggtgtgttgataagggaaccagtggtctgttgacaggggaaccagtggtgtgtagggaaccagtggtctgttgacaagggaaccagtggtgtgttgacaagggaaccagtggtgtgttgacaggggaaccagtggtgtgttgataagggaaccagtggtctgttgataagggaaccagtggtgtgttgacaggggaaccagtggtgtgttgacaagggacccagtggtgtgttgataaaggaaccagtggtgtgttgataagggaaccagtggtgtgttgacaagggaaccagtggtgtgttgacaagggaaccagtggtgtgtagggaaccagtggtgtgttgataagggaaccagtggtgtgttgacaagggaaccagtggtgtgttgataaaggaaccagtggtgtgttgacaggggaaccagtggtgtgttgataaaggaaccagtggtgtgttgataagggaaccagtggtgtgttgacaagggaaccagtggtgtgtagggaaccagtggtctgttgacaagggaaccagtggtgtgttgacaagggaaccagtggtgtgttgacaggGGAACCAGTGGTCtgtagggaaccagtggtgtgttgataagggaaccagtggtgtgttgataaaggaaccagtggtgtgttgacaagggaaccagtggtgtgttgacaggggaaccagtggtgtgttgacaagggacccagtggtgtgttgataaaggaaccagtggtgtgttgacaggggaaccagtggtgtgttgacaagggaaccagtggtgtgtagggaaccagtggtgtgttgataagggaaccagtggtgtgttgacaagggaaccagtggtgtgttgataaaggacccagtggtgtgttgacaggggaaccagtggtgtgttgataaaggaaccagtggtgtgttgataagggaaccagtggtgtgttgacaagggaaccagtggtgtgttgacaggggaaccagtggtgtgttgataagggaaccagtggtgtgttgataagggaaccagtggtgtgttgacaagggaaccagtggtgtgttgacaagggaaccagtggtgtgttgataagggaaccagtggtgtgttgataagggaaccagtggtgtgttgataagggaaccagtggtgtgttgataagggaaccagtggtgtgttgacaagggaaccagtggtgtgttgacaagggaaccagtggtgtgttgacaggggaaccagtggtgtgttgacaagggaaccagtggtgtgtagggaaccagtggtgtgttgataagggaaccagtggtctgttgacaagggaaccagtggtgtgttgacaagggaaccagtggtgtgttgataagggaaccagtggtgtgttgacaggggaaccagtggtgtgtagggaaccagtggtctgttgacaagggaaccagtggtgtgttgacaggggaaccagtggtgtgttgataagggaaccagtggtgtgttgacaagggaaccagtggtgtgttgataagggaaccagtggtgtgttgataagggaaccagtggtgtgctgacaagggaaccagtggtgtgtagacaagggaaccagtggtgtgttgataagggaaccagtggtgtgttgataagggaaccagtggtgtgttgataagggaaccagtggtgtgttgataagggaaccagtggtgtgctgacaagggaaccagtggtgtgtagacaagggaaccagtggtgtgttgataagggaaccagtggtgtgttgacaagggaaccagtggtgtgtagacaagg containing:
- the LOC127910755 gene encoding zinc finger and BTB domain-containing protein 11-like; its protein translation is MSCEESYLAIRRYLTDEREPYAPGTHGNTKRKIRKAAACYVVRNGTLYYQRRQKGLDEFTELEVVLQAGRRKELIDESHIVTGEEHLNQHHTWESISQKYWWRGILKQVKDYMRQCRQCQNRQDRRGLSEDRSGSRLVGRPGRPRRVTTPASDDDDDEVEEEEEEEMDLVTSIHHKTKSPRTVAKHELVFVSVAVFFWGGYSLVTLLKRYCLVLSYVSLSSVVLGLCLVLS